One genomic window of Candidatus Pseudobacter hemicellulosilyticus includes the following:
- a CDS encoding ABC transporter ATP-binding protein has product MQTPILKVEGLSHRYAVSWAIRDINLDISQHGIVGLLGSNGAGKSTTMNIVCGVLKQTAGKVTINGINLQEDPEAAKKQIGFLPQNPPLYLDLTVDEYLIHCAHMRSLEKQRIPAALAEAKERCGIAHFSKRLIRNLSGGYRQRVGIAQAIIHRPQLVVLDEPTNGLDPNQIIEVRSLIKEIAEDRAVIFSSHILSEVQVLCKEIRMIEAGKMVFAGSMDAFNNYVEPHSVLMLLDNPPAKATLLQIPGITKVDFLTSNQVRVYFSGVQKITETLVSLSVHENWRLQEINYDRSSLDEIFAQLSNQSSKQIPDA; this is encoded by the coding sequence ATGCAAACACCCATTCTGAAAGTCGAAGGACTTTCACACAGGTATGCCGTGTCCTGGGCTATCCGGGATATCAACCTGGACATCAGCCAGCATGGCATTGTAGGCCTGCTGGGCTCCAACGGGGCCGGCAAATCCACCACTATGAATATTGTCTGCGGCGTCCTGAAACAGACGGCCGGCAAAGTGACCATCAACGGTATCAATCTCCAGGAGGATCCGGAAGCTGCCAAAAAACAGATCGGCTTCCTGCCCCAGAACCCGCCGCTATACCTTGACCTCACCGTAGATGAATACCTGATCCATTGTGCGCATATGCGTTCCCTGGAAAAGCAACGCATACCTGCCGCCCTGGCGGAAGCCAAGGAACGCTGTGGCATTGCTCATTTCAGCAAGCGGCTGATCCGTAACCTCAGCGGCGGCTATCGCCAGCGCGTAGGCATTGCCCAGGCCATCATTCACCGGCCGCAGTTAGTTGTTCTGGACGAACCAACCAATGGCCTGGACCCTAACCAGATCATTGAAGTGCGTTCCCTCATCAAAGAGATCGCTGAAGACCGGGCGGTTATCTTTTCTTCCCATATCCTGTCGGAGGTACAGGTGCTCTGCAAAGAGATCCGGATGATAGAAGCCGGTAAAATGGTCTTTGCCGGCAGCATGGATGCTTTCAACAACTATGTAGAGCCCCACAGCGTGCTGATGCTGCTGGACAACCCACCGGCCAAAGCAACCCTGTTACAGATACCCGGTATCACCAAAGTGGATTTCCTGACCAGCAACCAGGTGCGCGTCTATTTTTCCGGCGTACAAAAGATAACGGAAACCCTGGTCAGCCTCAGCGTTCATGAGAACTGGCGCCTCCAGGAGATCAACTACGACCGCAGTTCCCTCGATGAGATCTTTGCACAACTCTCCAACCAATCCTCCAAACAAATTCCCGATGCATAA
- a CDS encoding TlpA disulfide reductase family protein, with product MKQLPLIALVTALNYTGQCLAGQVAAAPIADSATVKVKLQHAEGHRIYFYRTDGQQMIRDSVYTEANGYRVYRLPAAEDRLQLMMVQDPYFKVDLSKGDVPPPQLQFYLKKGATITIEGNALAPAAAMVSSDDPDVQLYETYRKEQDLLQIKAWMNTRTSGLLESVKDTAAVKALRKDWEKVFQDIDKYKRDFVFSHPGTRPALELFQQFYKRLDTVEARQFFEQFPAEWKQSGTGKEIAAYFQSLNSTVAGQKLPLFRSMGIDGKMVDIARLKDKVLIVDFWGSWCGPCRRSHPHLKALYDQYKKKGLEIIGIAAEGPYEQSQPVWRKAVKEDGINWLQVLNDPDKNDLVKAFAVTAFPTKFIVDRQGNIVLKLIGDEHEELDKTLAQLLP from the coding sequence ATGAAACAACTACCCCTTATCGCGCTGGTCACTGCCCTGAACTACACAGGGCAGTGCCTGGCCGGTCAGGTGGCTGCTGCACCCATTGCAGACAGCGCCACCGTAAAAGTAAAACTGCAACATGCCGAAGGACACCGGATCTATTTCTACCGGACCGATGGCCAGCAAATGATCCGTGATTCCGTGTATACCGAAGCCAATGGCTACCGCGTATACCGGCTGCCAGCGGCGGAGGATCGCCTGCAACTGATGATGGTACAGGATCCCTATTTCAAAGTAGACCTCAGCAAGGGCGATGTACCACCACCGCAGCTGCAGTTCTACCTGAAAAAAGGCGCTACCATCACCATTGAAGGCAATGCCCTGGCGCCAGCGGCAGCCATGGTCAGCTCAGATGATCCCGATGTGCAGTTATATGAGACTTACCGTAAAGAACAGGACCTCCTGCAAATAAAAGCCTGGATGAATACCCGGACCAGCGGGCTGCTGGAATCCGTAAAGGATACCGCAGCTGTCAAAGCCCTGCGGAAAGACTGGGAAAAGGTCTTCCAGGACATAGATAAATACAAACGGGATTTTGTGTTCAGTCATCCCGGTACCCGCCCCGCCCTGGAGCTGTTCCAGCAATTTTACAAGCGCCTGGACACTGTGGAAGCCCGCCAGTTCTTTGAGCAGTTCCCGGCTGAATGGAAACAGTCCGGCACGGGTAAAGAGATAGCCGCCTATTTCCAATCGCTCAACAGCACGGTGGCCGGGCAAAAACTACCCCTCTTCCGTTCTATGGGGATTGACGGGAAAATGGTGGATATCGCCAGACTAAAAGACAAAGTGCTGATAGTGGATTTCTGGGGCAGTTGGTGTGGTCCCTGCCGCAGGAGCCATCCGCACCTCAAGGCACTCTATGATCAATACAAAAAGAAAGGACTGGAGATCATTGGCATTGCAGCCGAAGGCCCGTATGAACAATCCCAGCCCGTCTGGCGCAAAGCTGTGAAAGAAGATGGCATCAACTGGCTGCAGGTGCTCAATGACCCTGACAAAAATGACCTGGTCAAAGCCTTTGCCGTCACGGCCTTTCCTACCAAGTTCATAGTTGACCGCCAGGGCAATATTGTCCTCAAGCTGATAGGCGATGAACACGAAGAACTCGACAAAACCTTAGCGCAGCTGCTACCCTAA